The following coding sequences are from one Lycium ferocissimum isolate CSIRO_LF1 chromosome 3, AGI_CSIRO_Lferr_CH_V1, whole genome shotgun sequence window:
- the LOC132050709 gene encoding uncharacterized protein LOC132050709: MQVWLYECCSKVPSTIAVKTGNLIPRILNWRTTEGKPEFKKLMDGMFRDDKNPSCRFEEVVPTPHELETLKLPPVAHDIPDVKHGVDGVHDTDLVDDDYDDFSTTPPHLSSGKQQQRSANSDSPRGKKRTQFPVSVPPSRKQPSRKESGIKGTRKQDAPTAPRTDEFNLIREEIRIFKKEVFDYMDNYFKKLLDAIKGNQTPDKVGDTMLKADLHSDGGIYQGNQSGGTVKLSTKENQGGGATSAQRSHPVVEGVGLPINDPVSVVDVDKETGVKSDAQTDGVPITPIHLNFDISTEMWLLSTEMSF, encoded by the exons ATGCAAGTATGGTTGTATGAATGTTGCTCAAAAGTCCCGTCCACCATTGCAGTTAAGACGGGGAATTTAATTCCTAGAATTTTGAACTGGCGAACTACGGAAGGAAAACcagaattcaagaaattgatGGATGGCATGTTCAGAGACGATAAAAATCCG TCCTGTAGATTTGAGGAAGTTGTGCCAACACCCCATGAGTTGGAAACTCTTAAATTGCCTCCTGTTGCACATGACATACCAGACGTCAAACATGGAGTTGATGGTGTACATGATACTGATTTGGTAGACGATGATTACGATGATTTTAGTACCACACCACCGCATCTGTCCAGTGGCAAACAGCAACAAAGGAGTGCCAATTCTGATTCCCCGCGAGGCAAGAAACGGACGCAGTTTCCAGTTTCTGTTCCTCCTTCCAGGAAACAACCATCACGGAAGGAATCTGGGATAAAAGGGACAAGGAAACAAGATGCACCTACAGCACCCCGAACAGATGAGTTTAACCTGATAAGGGAAGAGATTcggattttcaagaaagaa GTGTTTGACTACATGGATAACTACTTCAAAAAGTTGTTAGATGCAATAAAGGGCAATCAAACACCAGATAAG gtCGGCGACACAATGTTAAAAGCTGACTTACATAGTGATGGTGGGATTTATCAAGGCAATCAAAGTGGCGGTACAGTAAAGCTTTCAACCAAAGAGAATCAAGGTGGTGGTGCCACTTCCGCGCAGAGGAGTCATCCAGTG gtTGAGGGAGTTGGGTTGCCAATTAATGATCCGGTTTCTGTTGTTGATGTGGATAAAGAAACCGGAGTTAAAAGTGATGCACAAACAGATGGAGTGCCCATAACACCAATCCATttaaattttgatataagtactgAAATGTGGCTTTTAAGTACTGAAATGTCGTTTTGA